The Symphalangus syndactylus isolate Jambi chromosome 3, NHGRI_mSymSyn1-v2.1_pri, whole genome shotgun sequence genome has a segment encoding these proteins:
- the SIDT2 gene encoding SID1 transmembrane family member 2 isoform X6, with protein MFALGLPFLVLLVASVESHLGVLGPKNVSQKDAEFERTYVDEVNSELVNIYTFNHTVTRNRTEGVRVSVNVLNKQKGAPLLFVVRQKEAVVSFQVPLILRGMFQRKYLYQKVERTLCQPPTKNESEIQFFYVDVSTLSPVNTTYQLRVSRMDDFVLRTGEQFSFNTTAAQPQYFKYEFPEGVGSVIVKVTSNKAFPCSVISIQDVLCPVYDLDNNVAFIGMYQTMTKKAAITVQRKDFPSNSFYVVVVVKTEDQACGGSLPFYPFVEDEPVDQGHRQKTLSVLVSQAVTSEAYVSGMLFCLGIFLSFYLLTVLLACWENWRQKKKTLLVAIDRACPESASLLGHPRVLADSFPGSSPYEGYNYGSFENVSGSTDGLVDSAGTGDLSYGYQGRSFESVGTRPRVDSMSSVEEDDYDTLTDIDSDKNVIRTKQYLYVADLARKDKRVLRKKYQIYFWNIATIAVFYALPVVQLVITYQTVVNVTGNQDICYYNFLCAHPLGNLSAFNNILSNLGYILLGLLFLLIILQREINHNRALLRNDLYALECGIPKHFGLFYAMGTALMMEGLLSACYHVCPNYTNFQFDTSFMYMIAGLCMLKLYQKRHPDINASAYSAYACLAIVIFFSVLGVVFGKGNTAFWIVFSIIHIIATLLLSTQLYYMGRWKLDSGIFRRILHVLYTDCIRQCSGPLYVDRMVLLVMGNVINWSLAAYGLIMRPNDFASYLLAIGICNLLLYFAFYIIMKLRSGERIKLIPLLCIVCTSVVWGFALFFFFQGLSTWQKTPAESREHNRDCILLDFFDDHDIWHFLSSIAMFGSFLVLLTLDDDLDTVQRDKIYVF; from the exons ACAGAGGGCGTGCGTGTGTCTGTGAACGTCCTGAACAAGCAGAAGGGGGCACCTTTGCTGTTTGTGGTCCGCCAGAAGGAGGCTGTGGTGTCCTTCCAGGTGCCCCTAATCCTGCGAGGGAT GTTTCAGCGCAAATACCTCTACCAAAAAGTGGAACGAACCCTGTGTCAGCCCCCCACCAAGAATGAGTCGGAGATTCAGTTCTTCTACGTGGATGTGTCCACCCTGTCACCAGTCAACACCACATACCAGCTCCGGGTCAGCCGCATGGATGATTTTGTGCTCAG GACCGGGGAGCAGTTCAGCTTCAATACCACAGCAGCACAGCCCCAG TACTTCAAGTATGAGTTCCCTGAAGGCGTGGGCTCAGTAATTGTCAAGGTGACCTCCAACAAGGCCTTCCCCTGCTCGGTCATCTCCATTCAGGATGTGCTG TGTCCTGTCTATGACCTGGACAACAACGTAGCCTTCATCGGCATGTACCAGACTATGACCAAGAAGGCAGCCATCACCGTACAG CGCAAAGACTTCCCCAGCAACAGCTTttatgtggtggtggtggtgaagacCGAAGACCAAGCCTGCGGGGGCTCCCTGCCTTTCTACCCCTTTGTAGAAG ATGAACCGGTCGATCAAGGGCACCGCCAGAAAACCCTGTCAGTGCTGGTGTCTCAAGCAGTCACGT CTGAGGCATACGTCAGTGGGATGCTCTTTTGCCTGGGTATATTTCTCTCCTTTTACCTGCTGACCGTCCTACTGGCCTGCTGGGAGAACTGGAG GCAGAAGAAGAAGACCCTGCTGGTGGCCATTGACCGAGCCTGCCCAGAAAGCG CTTCTCTCCTTG GTCACCCTCGAGTCCTGGCTGATTCTTTTCCTGGCAGTTCCCCTTATGAGGGTTACAACTATGGCTCCTTTG AGAATGTTTCTGGATCTACTGATGGTCTGGTTGACAGCGCTGGCACTGGGGACCTCTCTTACGGTTACCAGG GCCGCTCCTTTGAGTCTGTGGGTACTCGGCCCCGAGTGGACTCCATGAGCTCTGTGGAGGAGGATGACTACGACACATTGACTGACATCGATTCCGACAAGAATGTCATTCGCACCAAG CAATACCTCTATGTGGCTGATCTGGCACGGAAGGACAAGCGTGTTCTGCGGAAAAAGTACCAGATCTACTTCTG GAACATCGCCACCATTGCTGTCTTCTATGCTCTTCCTGTGGTGCAGCTGGTGATCACCTACCAGACG GTGGTGAATGTCACAGGGAATCAGGACATCTGCTACTACAACTTCCTCTGCGCCCACCCACTGGGCAATCTCAG CGCCTTCAACAACATCCTCAGCAACCTGGGGTACATCCTGCTGGGGCTGCTTTTCCTGCTCATCATCCTGCAACGGGAGATCAACCACAACCGGGCCCTGCTGCGCAACGACCTCTATGCCTTG GAATGTGGGATCCCCAAACACTTTGGGTTGTTCTACGCCATGGGCACAGCCCTGATGATGGAGGGGCTGCTCAGTGCTTGCTATCATGTGTGCCCCAACTATACCAATTTCCAGTTCG ACACATCGTTCATGTACATGATCGCTGGACTCTGCATGTTGAAGCTGTACCAGAAGCGGCACCCAGACATCAATGCCAGTGCCTACAGTGCCTACGCCTGCCTGGCCATCGTCATCTTCTTCTCTGTGCTGGGCGTG GTCTTTGGCAAAGGGAACACAGCATTCTGGATCGTCTTCTCCATCATTCACATCATCGCCACCCTGCTCCTCAGCACGCAGCTCTATTACATGGGCCGCTGGAAACTGG ACTCGGGGATCTTCCGCCGCATCCTCCACGTGCTCTACACAGACTGCATCCGGCAGTGCAGCGGGCCGCTCTACGTG GACCGCATGGTGCTGCTGGTCATGGGCAACGTCATCAACTGGTCGCT GGCTGCCTATGGGCTTATCATGCGCCCCAATGATTTCGCCTCCTACTTGTTGGCCATTGGCATCTGCAACCTGCTCCTTTACTTCGCCTTCTACATCATCATGAAG CTCCGGAGTGGGGAGAGGATCAAGCTCATCCCCCTGCTCTGCATCGTTTGCACCTCCGTGGTCTGGGGCTTcgccctcttcttcttcttccagggACTCAGCACCTGGCAG AAAACCCCTGCGGAGTCGAGGGAGCACAACCGGGACTGCATCCTCCTTGACTTCTTTGACGACCATGACATCTGGCACTTCCTCTCCTCCATCGCCATGTTCGGGTCCTTCCTG GTGTTGCTGACACTGGATGACGACCTGGATACTGTGCAGCGGGACAAGATCTATGTCTTCTAG
- the SIDT2 gene encoding SID1 transmembrane family member 2 isoform X8: MFALGLPFLVLLVASVESHLGVLGPKNVSQKDAEFERTYVDEVNSELVNIYTFNHTVTRNRTEGVRVSVNVLNKQKGAPLLFVVRQKEAVVSFQVPLILRGMFQRKYLYQKVERTLCQPPTKNESEIQFFYVDVSTLSPVNTTYQLRVSRMDDFVLRTGEQFSFNTTAAQPQYFKYEFPEGVGSVIVKVTSNKAFPCSVISIQDVLCPVYDLDNNVAFIGMYQTMTKKAAITVQRKDFPSNSFYVVVVVKTEDQACGGSLPFYPFVEDEPVDQGHRQKTLSVLVSQAVTSEAYVSGMLFCLGIFLSFYLLTVLLACWENWRQKKKTLLVAIDRACPESGHPRVLADSFPGSSPYEGYNYGSFENVSGSTDGLVDSAGTGDLSYGYQGRSFESVGTRPRVDSMSSVEEDDYDTLTDIDSDKNVIRTKQYLYVADLARKDKRVLRKKYQIYFWNIATIAVFYALPVVQLVITYQTVVNVTGNQDICYYNFLCAHPLGNLSAFNNILSNLGYILLGLLFLLIILQREINHNRALLRNDLYALECGIPKHFGLFYAMGTALMMEGLLSACYHVCPNYTNFQFDTSFMYMIAGLCMLKLYQKRHPDINASAYSAYACLAIVIFFSVLGVVFGKGNTAFWIVFSIIHIIATLLLSTQLYYMGRWKLDSGIFRRILHVLYTDCIRQCSGPLYVDRMVLLVMGNVINWSLAAYGLIMRPNDFASYLLAIGICNLLLYFAFYIIMKLRSGERIKLIPLLCIVCTSVVWGFALFFFFQGLSTWQKTPAESREHNRDCILLDFFDDHDIWHFLSSIAMFGSFLVLLTLDDDLDTVQRDKIYVF; the protein is encoded by the exons ACAGAGGGCGTGCGTGTGTCTGTGAACGTCCTGAACAAGCAGAAGGGGGCACCTTTGCTGTTTGTGGTCCGCCAGAAGGAGGCTGTGGTGTCCTTCCAGGTGCCCCTAATCCTGCGAGGGAT GTTTCAGCGCAAATACCTCTACCAAAAAGTGGAACGAACCCTGTGTCAGCCCCCCACCAAGAATGAGTCGGAGATTCAGTTCTTCTACGTGGATGTGTCCACCCTGTCACCAGTCAACACCACATACCAGCTCCGGGTCAGCCGCATGGATGATTTTGTGCTCAG GACCGGGGAGCAGTTCAGCTTCAATACCACAGCAGCACAGCCCCAG TACTTCAAGTATGAGTTCCCTGAAGGCGTGGGCTCAGTAATTGTCAAGGTGACCTCCAACAAGGCCTTCCCCTGCTCGGTCATCTCCATTCAGGATGTGCTG TGTCCTGTCTATGACCTGGACAACAACGTAGCCTTCATCGGCATGTACCAGACTATGACCAAGAAGGCAGCCATCACCGTACAG CGCAAAGACTTCCCCAGCAACAGCTTttatgtggtggtggtggtgaagacCGAAGACCAAGCCTGCGGGGGCTCCCTGCCTTTCTACCCCTTTGTAGAAG ATGAACCGGTCGATCAAGGGCACCGCCAGAAAACCCTGTCAGTGCTGGTGTCTCAAGCAGTCACGT CTGAGGCATACGTCAGTGGGATGCTCTTTTGCCTGGGTATATTTCTCTCCTTTTACCTGCTGACCGTCCTACTGGCCTGCTGGGAGAACTGGAG GCAGAAGAAGAAGACCCTGCTGGTGGCCATTGACCGAGCCTGCCCAGAAAGCG GTCACCCTCGAGTCCTGGCTGATTCTTTTCCTGGCAGTTCCCCTTATGAGGGTTACAACTATGGCTCCTTTG AGAATGTTTCTGGATCTACTGATGGTCTGGTTGACAGCGCTGGCACTGGGGACCTCTCTTACGGTTACCAGG GCCGCTCCTTTGAGTCTGTGGGTACTCGGCCCCGAGTGGACTCCATGAGCTCTGTGGAGGAGGATGACTACGACACATTGACTGACATCGATTCCGACAAGAATGTCATTCGCACCAAG CAATACCTCTATGTGGCTGATCTGGCACGGAAGGACAAGCGTGTTCTGCGGAAAAAGTACCAGATCTACTTCTG GAACATCGCCACCATTGCTGTCTTCTATGCTCTTCCTGTGGTGCAGCTGGTGATCACCTACCAGACG GTGGTGAATGTCACAGGGAATCAGGACATCTGCTACTACAACTTCCTCTGCGCCCACCCACTGGGCAATCTCAG CGCCTTCAACAACATCCTCAGCAACCTGGGGTACATCCTGCTGGGGCTGCTTTTCCTGCTCATCATCCTGCAACGGGAGATCAACCACAACCGGGCCCTGCTGCGCAACGACCTCTATGCCTTG GAATGTGGGATCCCCAAACACTTTGGGTTGTTCTACGCCATGGGCACAGCCCTGATGATGGAGGGGCTGCTCAGTGCTTGCTATCATGTGTGCCCCAACTATACCAATTTCCAGTTCG ACACATCGTTCATGTACATGATCGCTGGACTCTGCATGTTGAAGCTGTACCAGAAGCGGCACCCAGACATCAATGCCAGTGCCTACAGTGCCTACGCCTGCCTGGCCATCGTCATCTTCTTCTCTGTGCTGGGCGTG GTCTTTGGCAAAGGGAACACAGCATTCTGGATCGTCTTCTCCATCATTCACATCATCGCCACCCTGCTCCTCAGCACGCAGCTCTATTACATGGGCCGCTGGAAACTGG ACTCGGGGATCTTCCGCCGCATCCTCCACGTGCTCTACACAGACTGCATCCGGCAGTGCAGCGGGCCGCTCTACGTG GACCGCATGGTGCTGCTGGTCATGGGCAACGTCATCAACTGGTCGCT GGCTGCCTATGGGCTTATCATGCGCCCCAATGATTTCGCCTCCTACTTGTTGGCCATTGGCATCTGCAACCTGCTCCTTTACTTCGCCTTCTACATCATCATGAAG CTCCGGAGTGGGGAGAGGATCAAGCTCATCCCCCTGCTCTGCATCGTTTGCACCTCCGTGGTCTGGGGCTTcgccctcttcttcttcttccagggACTCAGCACCTGGCAG AAAACCCCTGCGGAGTCGAGGGAGCACAACCGGGACTGCATCCTCCTTGACTTCTTTGACGACCATGACATCTGGCACTTCCTCTCCTCCATCGCCATGTTCGGGTCCTTCCTG GTGTTGCTGACACTGGATGACGACCTGGATACTGTGCAGCGGGACAAGATCTATGTCTTCTAG
- the SIDT2 gene encoding SID1 transmembrane family member 2 isoform X7 — translation MFALGLPFLVLLVASVESHLGVLGPKNVSQKDAEFERTYVDEVNSELVNIYTFNHTVTRNRTEGVRVSVNVLNKQKGAPLLFVVRQKEAVVSFQVPLILRGMFQRKYLYQKVERTLCQPPTKNESEIQFFYVDVSTLSPVNTTYQLRVSRMDDFVLRTGEQFSFNTTAAQPQYFKYEFPEGVGSVIVKVTSNKAFPCSVISIQDVLCPVYDLDNNVAFIGMYQTMTKKAAITVQRKDFPSNSFYVVVVVKTEDQACGGSLPFYPFVEDEPVDQGHRQKTLSVLVSQAVTSEAYVSGMLFCLGIFLSFYLLTVLLACWENWRQKKKTLLVAIDRACPESGHPRVLADSFPGSSPYEGYNYGSFENVSGSTDGLVDSAGTGDLSYGYQGRSFESVGTRPRVDSMSSVEEDDYDTLTDIDSDKNVIRTKQYLYVADLARKDKRVLRKKYQIYFWNIATIAVFYALPVVQLVITYQTVVNVTGNQDICYYNFLCAHPLGNLSAFNNILSNLGYILLGLLFLLIILQREINHNRALLRNDLYALECGIPKHFGLFYAMGTALMMEGLLSACYHVCPNYTNFQFDTSFMYMIAGLCMLKLYQKRHPDINASAYSAYACLAIVIFFSVLGVVFGKGNTAFWIVFSIIHIIATLLLSTQLYYMGRWKLDSGIFRRILHVLYTDCIRQCSGPLYVDRMVLLVMGNVINWSLAAYGLIMRPNDFASYLLAIGICNLLLYFAFYIIMKLRSGERIKLIPLLCIVCTSVVWGFALFFFFQGLSTWQKTPAESREHNRDCILLDFFDDHDIWHFLSSIAMFGSFLVSGPPSRARWVREGNSCLLLCG, via the exons ACAGAGGGCGTGCGTGTGTCTGTGAACGTCCTGAACAAGCAGAAGGGGGCACCTTTGCTGTTTGTGGTCCGCCAGAAGGAGGCTGTGGTGTCCTTCCAGGTGCCCCTAATCCTGCGAGGGAT GTTTCAGCGCAAATACCTCTACCAAAAAGTGGAACGAACCCTGTGTCAGCCCCCCACCAAGAATGAGTCGGAGATTCAGTTCTTCTACGTGGATGTGTCCACCCTGTCACCAGTCAACACCACATACCAGCTCCGGGTCAGCCGCATGGATGATTTTGTGCTCAG GACCGGGGAGCAGTTCAGCTTCAATACCACAGCAGCACAGCCCCAG TACTTCAAGTATGAGTTCCCTGAAGGCGTGGGCTCAGTAATTGTCAAGGTGACCTCCAACAAGGCCTTCCCCTGCTCGGTCATCTCCATTCAGGATGTGCTG TGTCCTGTCTATGACCTGGACAACAACGTAGCCTTCATCGGCATGTACCAGACTATGACCAAGAAGGCAGCCATCACCGTACAG CGCAAAGACTTCCCCAGCAACAGCTTttatgtggtggtggtggtgaagacCGAAGACCAAGCCTGCGGGGGCTCCCTGCCTTTCTACCCCTTTGTAGAAG ATGAACCGGTCGATCAAGGGCACCGCCAGAAAACCCTGTCAGTGCTGGTGTCTCAAGCAGTCACGT CTGAGGCATACGTCAGTGGGATGCTCTTTTGCCTGGGTATATTTCTCTCCTTTTACCTGCTGACCGTCCTACTGGCCTGCTGGGAGAACTGGAG GCAGAAGAAGAAGACCCTGCTGGTGGCCATTGACCGAGCCTGCCCAGAAAGCG GTCACCCTCGAGTCCTGGCTGATTCTTTTCCTGGCAGTTCCCCTTATGAGGGTTACAACTATGGCTCCTTTG AGAATGTTTCTGGATCTACTGATGGTCTGGTTGACAGCGCTGGCACTGGGGACCTCTCTTACGGTTACCAGG GCCGCTCCTTTGAGTCTGTGGGTACTCGGCCCCGAGTGGACTCCATGAGCTCTGTGGAGGAGGATGACTACGACACATTGACTGACATCGATTCCGACAAGAATGTCATTCGCACCAAG CAATACCTCTATGTGGCTGATCTGGCACGGAAGGACAAGCGTGTTCTGCGGAAAAAGTACCAGATCTACTTCTG GAACATCGCCACCATTGCTGTCTTCTATGCTCTTCCTGTGGTGCAGCTGGTGATCACCTACCAGACG GTGGTGAATGTCACAGGGAATCAGGACATCTGCTACTACAACTTCCTCTGCGCCCACCCACTGGGCAATCTCAG CGCCTTCAACAACATCCTCAGCAACCTGGGGTACATCCTGCTGGGGCTGCTTTTCCTGCTCATCATCCTGCAACGGGAGATCAACCACAACCGGGCCCTGCTGCGCAACGACCTCTATGCCTTG GAATGTGGGATCCCCAAACACTTTGGGTTGTTCTACGCCATGGGCACAGCCCTGATGATGGAGGGGCTGCTCAGTGCTTGCTATCATGTGTGCCCCAACTATACCAATTTCCAGTTCG ACACATCGTTCATGTACATGATCGCTGGACTCTGCATGTTGAAGCTGTACCAGAAGCGGCACCCAGACATCAATGCCAGTGCCTACAGTGCCTACGCCTGCCTGGCCATCGTCATCTTCTTCTCTGTGCTGGGCGTG GTCTTTGGCAAAGGGAACACAGCATTCTGGATCGTCTTCTCCATCATTCACATCATCGCCACCCTGCTCCTCAGCACGCAGCTCTATTACATGGGCCGCTGGAAACTGG ACTCGGGGATCTTCCGCCGCATCCTCCACGTGCTCTACACAGACTGCATCCGGCAGTGCAGCGGGCCGCTCTACGTG GACCGCATGGTGCTGCTGGTCATGGGCAACGTCATCAACTGGTCGCT GGCTGCCTATGGGCTTATCATGCGCCCCAATGATTTCGCCTCCTACTTGTTGGCCATTGGCATCTGCAACCTGCTCCTTTACTTCGCCTTCTACATCATCATGAAG CTCCGGAGTGGGGAGAGGATCAAGCTCATCCCCCTGCTCTGCATCGTTTGCACCTCCGTGGTCTGGGGCTTcgccctcttcttcttcttccagggACTCAGCACCTGGCAG AAAACCCCTGCGGAGTCGAGGGAGCACAACCGGGACTGCATCCTCCTTGACTTCTTTGACGACCATGACATCTGGCACTTCCTCTCCTCCATCGCCATGTTCGGGTCCTTCCTGGTAAGCGGGCCGCCCAGCCGAGCCAGGTGGGTACGTGAAGGTAACAGCTGCCTCCTTCTCTGTGGCTGA
- the SIDT2 gene encoding SID1 transmembrane family member 2 isoform X3: MFALGLPFLVLLVASVESHLGVLGPKNVSQKDAEFERTYVDEVNSELVNIYTFNHTVTRNRTEGVRVSVNVLNKQKGAPLLFVVRQKEAVVSFQVPLILRGMFQRKYLYQKVERTLCQPPTKNESEIQFFYVDVSTLSPVNTTYQLRVSRMDDFVLRTGEQFSFNTTAAQPQYFKYEFPEGVGSVIVKVTSNKAFPCSVISIQDVLCPVYDLDNNVAFIGMYQTMTKKAAITVQRKDFPSNSFYVVVVVKTEDQACGGSLPFYPFVEDEPVDQGHRQKTLSVLVSQAVTSEAYVSGMLFCLGIFLSFYLLTVLLACWENWSRETPYCSPPCEEPWDQRWRTVGHPWDIGMRVEWRGRRKSQPHTEGSLSCPIWVACGFCPCRQKKKTLLVAIDRACPESGHPRVLADSFPGSSPYEGYNYGSFENVSGSTDGLVDSAGTGDLSYGYQGRSFESVGTRPRVDSMSSVEEDDYDTLTDIDSDKNVIRTKQYLYVADLARKDKRVLRKKYQIYFWNIATIAVFYALPVVQLVITYQTVVNVTGNQDICYYNFLCAHPLGNLSAFNNILSNLGYILLGLLFLLIILQREINHNRALLRNDLYALECGIPKHFGLFYAMGTALMMEGLLSACYHVCPNYTNFQFDTSFMYMIAGLCMLKLYQKRHPDINASAYSAYACLAIVIFFSVLGVVFGKGNTAFWIVFSIIHIIATLLLSTQLYYMGRWKLDSGIFRRILHVLYTDCIRQCSGPLYVDRMVLLVMGNVINWSLAAYGLIMRPNDFASYLLAIGICNLLLYFAFYIIMKLRSGERIKLIPLLCIVCTSVVWGFALFFFFQGLSTWQKTPAESREHNRDCILLDFFDDHDIWHFLSSIAMFGSFLVLLTLDDDLDTVQRDKIYVF, encoded by the exons ACAGAGGGCGTGCGTGTGTCTGTGAACGTCCTGAACAAGCAGAAGGGGGCACCTTTGCTGTTTGTGGTCCGCCAGAAGGAGGCTGTGGTGTCCTTCCAGGTGCCCCTAATCCTGCGAGGGAT GTTTCAGCGCAAATACCTCTACCAAAAAGTGGAACGAACCCTGTGTCAGCCCCCCACCAAGAATGAGTCGGAGATTCAGTTCTTCTACGTGGATGTGTCCACCCTGTCACCAGTCAACACCACATACCAGCTCCGGGTCAGCCGCATGGATGATTTTGTGCTCAG GACCGGGGAGCAGTTCAGCTTCAATACCACAGCAGCACAGCCCCAG TACTTCAAGTATGAGTTCCCTGAAGGCGTGGGCTCAGTAATTGTCAAGGTGACCTCCAACAAGGCCTTCCCCTGCTCGGTCATCTCCATTCAGGATGTGCTG TGTCCTGTCTATGACCTGGACAACAACGTAGCCTTCATCGGCATGTACCAGACTATGACCAAGAAGGCAGCCATCACCGTACAG CGCAAAGACTTCCCCAGCAACAGCTTttatgtggtggtggtggtgaagacCGAAGACCAAGCCTGCGGGGGCTCCCTGCCTTTCTACCCCTTTGTAGAAG ATGAACCGGTCGATCAAGGGCACCGCCAGAAAACCCTGTCAGTGCTGGTGTCTCAAGCAGTCACGT CTGAGGCATACGTCAGTGGGATGCTCTTTTGCCTGGGTATATTTCTCTCCTTTTACCTGCTGACCGTCCTACTGGCCTGCTGGGAGAACTGGAG CAGGGAGACCCCATACTGCTCCCCACCCTGTGAGGAACCCTGGGACCAAAGGTGGAGGACAGTGGGACATCCCTGGGACATagggatgagagtggagtggagaggtagAAGGAAAAGCCAGCCCCATACGGAGGGATCCTTGTCCTGTCCCATCTGGGTGGCCTGTGGGTTCTGTCCATGCAGGCAGAAGAAGAAGACCCTGCTGGTGGCCATTGACCGAGCCTGCCCAGAAAGCG GTCACCCTCGAGTCCTGGCTGATTCTTTTCCTGGCAGTTCCCCTTATGAGGGTTACAACTATGGCTCCTTTG AGAATGTTTCTGGATCTACTGATGGTCTGGTTGACAGCGCTGGCACTGGGGACCTCTCTTACGGTTACCAGG GCCGCTCCTTTGAGTCTGTGGGTACTCGGCCCCGAGTGGACTCCATGAGCTCTGTGGAGGAGGATGACTACGACACATTGACTGACATCGATTCCGACAAGAATGTCATTCGCACCAAG CAATACCTCTATGTGGCTGATCTGGCACGGAAGGACAAGCGTGTTCTGCGGAAAAAGTACCAGATCTACTTCTG GAACATCGCCACCATTGCTGTCTTCTATGCTCTTCCTGTGGTGCAGCTGGTGATCACCTACCAGACG GTGGTGAATGTCACAGGGAATCAGGACATCTGCTACTACAACTTCCTCTGCGCCCACCCACTGGGCAATCTCAG CGCCTTCAACAACATCCTCAGCAACCTGGGGTACATCCTGCTGGGGCTGCTTTTCCTGCTCATCATCCTGCAACGGGAGATCAACCACAACCGGGCCCTGCTGCGCAACGACCTCTATGCCTTG GAATGTGGGATCCCCAAACACTTTGGGTTGTTCTACGCCATGGGCACAGCCCTGATGATGGAGGGGCTGCTCAGTGCTTGCTATCATGTGTGCCCCAACTATACCAATTTCCAGTTCG ACACATCGTTCATGTACATGATCGCTGGACTCTGCATGTTGAAGCTGTACCAGAAGCGGCACCCAGACATCAATGCCAGTGCCTACAGTGCCTACGCCTGCCTGGCCATCGTCATCTTCTTCTCTGTGCTGGGCGTG GTCTTTGGCAAAGGGAACACAGCATTCTGGATCGTCTTCTCCATCATTCACATCATCGCCACCCTGCTCCTCAGCACGCAGCTCTATTACATGGGCCGCTGGAAACTGG ACTCGGGGATCTTCCGCCGCATCCTCCACGTGCTCTACACAGACTGCATCCGGCAGTGCAGCGGGCCGCTCTACGTG GACCGCATGGTGCTGCTGGTCATGGGCAACGTCATCAACTGGTCGCT GGCTGCCTATGGGCTTATCATGCGCCCCAATGATTTCGCCTCCTACTTGTTGGCCATTGGCATCTGCAACCTGCTCCTTTACTTCGCCTTCTACATCATCATGAAG CTCCGGAGTGGGGAGAGGATCAAGCTCATCCCCCTGCTCTGCATCGTTTGCACCTCCGTGGTCTGGGGCTTcgccctcttcttcttcttccagggACTCAGCACCTGGCAG AAAACCCCTGCGGAGTCGAGGGAGCACAACCGGGACTGCATCCTCCTTGACTTCTTTGACGACCATGACATCTGGCACTTCCTCTCCTCCATCGCCATGTTCGGGTCCTTCCTG GTGTTGCTGACACTGGATGACGACCTGGATACTGTGCAGCGGGACAAGATCTATGTCTTCTAG